From one Ammospiza nelsoni isolate bAmmNel1 chromosome 14, bAmmNel1.pri, whole genome shotgun sequence genomic stretch:
- the ARRDC4 gene encoding arrestin domain-containing protein 4 isoform X1, which translates to MAAAGPGPGAGGAVKTLALVLEDEARRGGGGGGGYCSGDTVSGQVLLELAGPLPLRGLRLEAAGRARVAWSESPGAVPGAGTWGVAVRAPGPGPRREAEVRYLDIRQSLLRDPPEGEENLILLDGRHEFPFSFQLPQEPLVTSFTGKYGSIQYYVKAVLERPAVPDQSVQTELQVISHIDVSSPALLTPVLRSQEKMVGCWFFTSGPVSLSAKIERKGYCNGEAIPIYAEIENCSSRLIVPKAAIFQTQTYLASGKTKTFRQMVANVRGNHIASGSTDTWNGKTLKIPPVSPSILDCCIIRVEYSLAHHQIMLM; encoded by the exons atggcggcggccgggccgggccctgGGGCCGGCGGCGCGGTGAAGACGCTGGCCCTGGTGCTGGAGGACGAGGCCCGgcgcggcggaggcggcggcggcggctaCTGCAGCGGCGACACGGTGTCggggcaggtgctgctggagctggcgGGGCCGCTGCCGCTCCGCGGGCTGCGCCTGGAGGCCGCGGGCCGGGCGCGCGTCGCTTGGAGCGAGAGCCCCGGCGCGGTGCCCGGGGCGGGCACGTGGGGGGTGGCGGTGCGggccccggggccggggccgcggcgggAGGCGGAGGTGCGGTACCTGGACATCCGGCAGAGCCTCCTGCGGGACCCACCCGAAG GTGAGGAAAACTTAATTCTTCTAGATGGAAGACACGAATTTCCGTTCAGCTTTCAGCTCCCTCAAGA ACCTCTGGTGACCTCCTTTACTGGGAAGTATGGCAGTATCCAGTACTACGTGAAAGCAGTGCTGGAGAGGCCTGCTGTGCCTGACCAGAGCgtgcagacagagctgcaggtcaTCAGCCATATCGATGTCAGCTCACCAGCTCTCCTG ACACCTGTTCTAAGAAGTCAGGAGAAGATGGTTGGCTGTTGGTTTTTCACCTCTGGGCCAGTGTCTCTCAGTGCCAAAATTGAGAGGAAGGGATACTGTAATG GGGAAGCCATCCCAATCTATGCAGAAATTGAGAACTGCTCTTCTCGTTTGATTGTTCCAAAAGCTGCCATTTTCCAAACACAAACTTACCTGGCCAGTGGGAAGACAAAAACCTTCCGTCAGATGGTTGCCAATGTCCGAGGAAACCACATTGCCTCTGGGAGTACAGATACCTGGAATGGGAAAACTCTGAAAATCCCACCTGTATCCCCATCTATACTTGACTGCTGCATTATTAGAGTAGAATATTCATTAGCT CACCACCAAATTATGCTGATGTAG
- the ARRDC4 gene encoding arrestin domain-containing protein 4 isoform X3: MAAAGPGPGAGGAVKTLALVLEDEARRGGGGGGGYCSGDTVSGQVLLELAGPLPLRGLRLEAAGRARVAWSESPGAVPGAGTWGVAVRAPGPGPRREAEVRYLDIRQSLLRDPPEGEENLILLDGRHEFPFSFQLPQEPLVTSFTGKYGSIQYYVKAVLERPAVPDQSVQTELQVISHIDVSSPALLHHQIMLM, encoded by the exons atggcggcggccgggccgggccctgGGGCCGGCGGCGCGGTGAAGACGCTGGCCCTGGTGCTGGAGGACGAGGCCCGgcgcggcggaggcggcggcggcggctaCTGCAGCGGCGACACGGTGTCggggcaggtgctgctggagctggcgGGGCCGCTGCCGCTCCGCGGGCTGCGCCTGGAGGCCGCGGGCCGGGCGCGCGTCGCTTGGAGCGAGAGCCCCGGCGCGGTGCCCGGGGCGGGCACGTGGGGGGTGGCGGTGCGggccccggggccggggccgcggcgggAGGCGGAGGTGCGGTACCTGGACATCCGGCAGAGCCTCCTGCGGGACCCACCCGAAG GTGAGGAAAACTTAATTCTTCTAGATGGAAGACACGAATTTCCGTTCAGCTTTCAGCTCCCTCAAGA ACCTCTGGTGACCTCCTTTACTGGGAAGTATGGCAGTATCCAGTACTACGTGAAAGCAGTGCTGGAGAGGCCTGCTGTGCCTGACCAGAGCgtgcagacagagctgcaggtcaTCAGCCATATCGATGTCAGCTCACCAGCTCTCCTG CACCACCAAATTATGCTGATGTAG
- the ARRDC4 gene encoding arrestin domain-containing protein 4 isoform X2, whose product MVGCWFFTSGPVSLSAKIERKGYCNGEAIPIYAEIENCSSRLIVPKAAIFQTQTYLASGKTKTFRQMVANVRGNHIASGSTDTWNGKTLKIPPVSPSILDCCIIRVEYSLAVYIHIPGAKKLMIEMPVVIGTIPCIGFSSRNSSITSQFSMDMSWLALTMPEQPEAPPNYADVVSEEEFSRHAPAYPPPIDCEEQLCCPVFAYIQEFRFQPPPLYSEIDPHPTDVEEVQPVSFML is encoded by the exons ATGGTTGGCTGTTGGTTTTTCACCTCTGGGCCAGTGTCTCTCAGTGCCAAAATTGAGAGGAAGGGATACTGTAATG GGGAAGCCATCCCAATCTATGCAGAAATTGAGAACTGCTCTTCTCGTTTGATTGTTCCAAAAGCTGCCATTTTCCAAACACAAACTTACCTGGCCAGTGGGAAGACAAAAACCTTCCGTCAGATGGTTGCCAATGTCCGAGGAAACCACATTGCCTCTGGGAGTACAGATACCTGGAATGGGAAAACTCTGAAAATCCCACCTGTATCCCCATCTATACTTGACTGCTGCATTATTAGAGTAGAATATTCATTAGCT GTGTATATCCATATTCCTGGTGCTAAGAAATTGATGATTGAAATGCCTGTGGTGATTGGCACTATTCCATGTATTGGATTTTCAAGCAGAAACTCCAGCATTACCAGCCAGTTTAGTATGGATATGAGTTGGCTGGCATTGACCATGCCTGAACAGCCTGAAG CACCACCAAATTATGCTGATGTAGTGTCTGAGGAAGAGTTTTCCAGACATGCTCCTGCTTATCCACCTCCCATTGACTGTGAGGAACAGTTGTGTTGTCCTGTCTTTGCTTACATACAAGAGTTCCGGTTTCAGCCTCCACCTCTTTATTCTGag ATTGATCCACATCCAACTGATGTAGAAGAAGTTCAGCCCGTTTCATTCATGCTCTGA